In Deinococcus irradiatisoli, the genomic stretch TGGTCCGCGCTTCCAAGCGGTTCGGGTAGCAAATCTGGTCTTAAACAGTGATCCTACAACCCCAGAGCGTAAACGCTCTGGTTTGGGCTCCTCCGTGTTCGCTCGCCGCTACTAACGGAATCGATTTCTCTTTCTTTTCCTTCAGGTACTGAGATGTTTCAGTTCCCTGAGTTCCCATCTCTTTCGAGATACGTGGTGTTCGCACCACGTGGGTTTCCCCATTCGGAGATCCAAGAGTCAACGCGTATCTCCAGCTCGTCTTGGCTTATCGCAGGTAATCGCGTCCTTCGTCGGCTCCAGTGCCAGGGCATCCACCATGGACCCTTACTATCTTGACCTTCGCTTATTTCATCCATCTGCTCTCAAGAGCAGAATGTCTGTTCTTTACTCGCGTCATCAGTGTTGTCATGCAGCCCGCCTCGTTTGAGGCTCAGAAACAATACCCCCTCCCCTGACTTCTGTCAACCCCTCTAGCCGATGACATGCTAGAGGGAAGGGTTGGCCTTCCGAAAATCACGTCCAGGACAAGGTTTTTGGCTTCTTGGATAGCAACCGGCGAGCGTGTTAGCGTAGCGCCATGAATGTTCAAGCGGTCTTTTTCGCTCGGCTGAAACGTGAGCTGGGCACCGGGTCTCTCCCGCTGAAGTTGCCGGAAGGAGCGACGGTTCGGGACGCGGCTGCCCAGATCGAAGCGGAACGCGGCCTGTCGCTCAAAGGATGTATGGCGGCGGTCAACGAGACCTACGCCGAACTGACCCAGGTGCTTCAGGACGGGGACGAGCTGGCGTTTCTTCCACCGGTGGCGGGAGGGAGCGACGAAATAAACGATCCCGCCGATGTCTGTCAGGTCACGGCCGAGGAGCTGCACCTCAGTGCCGCCGAACGCCACTTGGTGCAACCGCAGTACGGCGCCCAGGCTTACTTCGTGGGTACAGTGCGCTCGCCCAACCAGGGCAAGGTGGTGGAATACATCGAATACGAGGGCTACGCACCGATGGCCGAGAAGGTCATGCGCGAGGCCGCCGAGCGTGCGCGGCAAAAACACGGCCGGCTGAGCGCCTTCATTCAGCACCGCACCGGCAAGCTGCTGCCGGGCGAAGCCAGCCTGATCATCGGGGTGGGCAGCCCGCACCGGCGGGTTGCCCTAGAAGCCTGCGACGACCTCATCGAGGAACTGAAAGTCGAGCTGCCGATCTGGAAGCACGAGGGGGACGAGGAAGGCCAGCACTGGGTGGAGGGTACCACCGGGCACGACACGCTGTAGATCAGCTCAAAGGCGCTCAGCGTTTGCCGGCCAGCGCCTTCTGCACGCCCTGATGGGCCAGGTGAGTGAGGGCCAGGGCCAGGGCGTCGGCGGCGTGATTGTTGAACACCTCACGGATGCCCAGGCTGGCCTTGACCATGTAGATCACCTGCTCCTTGTCGGCGCGGCCGGTGCCGACCAGCGTCTGCTTGACCTGCATCGGGCCGTAGGCGTGAACCGGCAAACCCGCCTGGGCACAGGCGAGCTGCACCACGCCGAAGGCCTGCCCCACCTTGAAGGCCACGTCGGCCTGCTTGCGCAGAATCTGGTCTTCGATGGCGACGGCTTCGGGACGGTATTCCTGAATCAGGCGGGTAACTTCGGCGTGGATGTATTGCAGGCGCCGGGGCATGATCCAGGCCGATTCGGTGACGAGGCAGACGTGGTGGATGTGGCTGGCCTTGCGGGCCGTGCCGTCCACCAGGCCGAGGCCGAGATTGGCGAGACCGGGGTCGATGCCGAGAACGATCATGGCGGCATGCTAGCGCCTCTCTCCCGAAACGAAAAAACCCCCGGCCACACGGCGGCGGGGGCAACGGCGATCGAAGAAGGTAGAGATTAAAGGCGGCTGCGCGGATCGAAGGCGTCGCGCAAGCCGTCGCCCAGGAAGTTGAACGACAGCACCGTGATCAGGATCATCAGGCCCGGGTACAGCGGAATCCAGGGATACTGCAACACGACCTCGTTGGCGTTGCTGAGCATGTTGCCCCAGGTGGACACCGGCGGCTGGATGCCGAAACCTAGAAACGAGAGCGCCGCCTCGCTGAGAATGGCGGTGCCGACATCCAGGGTCGCCTGCACAATCACGATGGCGAACAGGTTGGGCAGCAGGTGACGCAGCATGATGCGGGCGCTGCTGGCTCCCAGAGCGCGGGCGGCGTCGGTGTATTCGAGGTTCTTGAGCTTGAGCACCTCGCCGCGCACCAGCCGGGCGGTGCCCATCCAGCCGAACAGCGAGAAGACCGCCACCACGATCAGGATGTTGGCGCTGGCCCCGAGATTGGCCCGCAGCGCCACGATCGGCGCGGCGTCGCTAGAAGCGAACAGACCGCTGAGCACCAGTTGCAGGGCCAGGGTGGGAAACGACAGCATGAACTCGATGAAGCGGCTGATGGCGATGTCGATGCCGCCGCCGAAAAACCCGGCCAGCAGGCCCAGGGCGGTGCCGAACAGGATGCTGAGAAACGCCACGCTAAAACCCACCAGCAGGCTGACCCGGCTGCCGTAGATGATGCGCGACAGCAGGTCGCGGCCCAGTTCGTCCTGGCCGAGCCAGTACTTGGCGCTCGGCGGGGCGTAGATCTCGAAGATGCTCTGGGCGTTGGGATCGTGCGGCGCCAGCCAGGGGGCGAACAGCGCCATCAGCACCAGCAGCACGATCACTGTGAGGCTGACCATCGCCAGCTTGTGCCGCCGCAGGCGCTTCATGGCGATCTGGAATGTCGAGCGGCTCTTGACCGGGGCCGCAACCGGAGCGAGGGTCGTCATGGCAGGGGCTCCTTAGGAATAGCGGATGCGGGGATCGACGGTGGCGTAGGCCAGGTCGGTGAGCAGTTGAAAGACGACCGTCAGCAGCGAGATGAAGGTCAGCGCCACCATCACGACGTTGAAATCCTTGCTGGTCAGCGCTTCGACGATCACGCGCCCCATGCCCGGCCAGGAAAAGACCGTCTCGGTGAGCACCGCGCCGCCGAACAGGCCGGGAATCGACAGACCCAGCAAGGTGACGATCGGCAGCACGGCGTTGCGAAGGGCGTGGCGGTAGATGACGCGGCGGCTCGGCAGTCCCTTGGCCCGCGCGGTGCGGACAAAATCCTGGTTGAGGACTTCGAGCATGCTGGCACGCAGAAAGCGCAGGATCACGGCGATCTCGCGCAGCATCAGGATGCTCAGCGGCAGGATCAGGTAGTGCAGCTTGTCGATGAAGGTGGCCCACAACCCCGCGTCGGGCGCGAGGTCGGGGCTGCCCAGTCCTCCCGGCGGCAGAGAGATGAGGCCGCCCGTCACCTGCGGCAGGTAGATGGCAAAGAGCCACAGCGCCATCGCCCCGATCCAGAAAATCGGCGCGCTGAACGACACGAAGCTGAAAAACGTCAGGACGTAGTCCAGCACGCTGTACTGCCGCACCGCCGAAAAGATGCCGAGCGGCACCGCGATCAGGGTCGAGAGGACCAGGGCCGGCAGGGTGAGCATCAAGGTGTTGGGCAGGCGTTCCTGAAACACGTAGGCGGCGGCCGGCGCGCTGAAGGTGCGAGACCAGCCGAAATCGCCCTGAAAGGCGTGGGTCAGCCAGAAGAAGTAGCGCACGACGATCGGCTGGTCCAGGCCGTAGGCGGCGCGCAGGCGGGCGACGTCCTCGGGCGTGATCTGCGAGTTGCCCAGGATGAGCTGGTCCACCGGGTCGCCGGGTTGCAGGGCGGTCAGCGCGAAAATCACGAAGCTGATCACCAGCAGCAGGGG encodes the following:
- a CDS encoding molybdenum cofactor biosynthesis protein: MNVQAVFFARLKRELGTGSLPLKLPEGATVRDAAAQIEAERGLSLKGCMAAVNETYAELTQVLQDGDELAFLPPVAGGSDEINDPADVCQVTAEELHLSAAERHLVQPQYGAQAYFVGTVRSPNQGKVVEYIEYEGYAPMAEKVMREAAERARQKHGRLSAFIQHRTGKLLPGEASLIIGVGSPHRRVALEACDDLIEELKVELPIWKHEGDEEGQHWVEGTTGHDTL
- the ruvC gene encoding crossover junction endodeoxyribonuclease RuvC; protein product: MIVLGIDPGLANLGLGLVDGTARKASHIHHVCLVTESAWIMPRRLQYIHAEVTRLIQEYRPEAVAIEDQILRKQADVAFKVGQAFGVVQLACAQAGLPVHAYGPMQVKQTLVGTGRADKEQVIYMVKASLGIREVFNNHAADALALALTHLAHQGVQKALAGKR
- a CDS encoding ABC transporter permease, whose product is MTTLAPVAAPVKSRSTFQIAMKRLRRHKLAMVSLTVIVLLVLMALFAPWLAPHDPNAQSIFEIYAPPSAKYWLGQDELGRDLLSRIIYGSRVSLLVGFSVAFLSILFGTALGLLAGFFGGGIDIAISRFIEFMLSFPTLALQLVLSGLFASSDAAPIVALRANLGASANILIVVAVFSLFGWMGTARLVRGEVLKLKNLEYTDAARALGASSARIMLRHLLPNLFAIVIVQATLDVGTAILSEAALSFLGFGIQPPVSTWGNMLSNANEVVLQYPWIPLYPGLMILITVLSFNFLGDGLRDAFDPRSRL
- a CDS encoding ABC transporter permease — protein: MFNYALRRILQMIPLLLVISFVIFALTALQPGDPVDQLILGNSQITPEDVARLRAAYGLDQPIVVRYFFWLTHAFQGDFGWSRTFSAPAAAYVFQERLPNTLMLTLPALVLSTLIAVPLGIFSAVRQYSVLDYVLTFFSFVSFSAPIFWIGAMALWLFAIYLPQVTGGLISLPPGGLGSPDLAPDAGLWATFIDKLHYLILPLSILMLREIAVILRFLRASMLEVLNQDFVRTARAKGLPSRRVIYRHALRNAVLPIVTLLGLSIPGLFGGAVLTETVFSWPGMGRVIVEALTSKDFNVVMVALTFISLLTVVFQLLTDLAYATVDPRIRYS